The Corynebacterium sphenisci DSM 44792 genome includes the window CCTGATGCTGCCCGGGATGGGCGGGGTGGACGTGTGCCGCACCGTCCGCGAGGACTCCGCGGTGCCGATCATCATGCTCACCGCGAAAACCGACACCGTGGACGTGGTGCTCGGCCTGGAGTCCGGCGCCGACGACTACGTCACCAAGCCCTTCAAGCCCAAGGAGCTGGTCGCCCGGGTGCGCGCCCGGCTGCGCCGGCAGGCCGACGAGCCCGCCGAGGTGATCCGGGTCGGCGACCTGGACATCGACATCCCCGGGCACGCGGTCACCCGCGAGGGCGAGGAGATCGCGCTGACCCCCCTGGAGTTCGAGCTGCTGTGCACCCTGGCCTCCAAGCCGCGCCAGGTGTTCACCCGCGAGCAGCTGCTGGAGAAGGTCTGGGGCTACCGGCACTCCTCGGACACCCGCCTGGTCAACGTGCACGTGCAGCGGCTGCGCTCGAAGATCGAGGCCGATCCGGAGAACCCCCGGATCGTGCTCACCGTGCGGGGCGTCGGCTACAAGACGGGGGAGTAGCCCGTGCGCGGGATCCGCGCGCTGCGCGACTGGGTGGTGTCCTGGTGGCGCGCCCTGGGCCGGCTGTGGC containing:
- the mtrA gene encoding MtrAB system response regulator MtrA, with protein sequence MSAKILVVDDDPAISEMLAMVLGREGFDTVVVGDGAEAVEAAAREEPDLILLDLMLPGMGGVDVCRTVREDSAVPIIMLTAKTDTVDVVLGLESGADDYVTKPFKPKELVARVRARLRRQADEPAEVIRVGDLDIDIPGHAVTREGEEIALTPLEFELLCTLASKPRQVFTREQLLEKVWGYRHSSDTRLVNVHVQRLRSKIEADPENPRIVLTVRGVGYKTGE